Proteins encoded within one genomic window of Acidimicrobiales bacterium:
- a CDS encoding nitrite/sulfite reductase: MPQPNVLDVDTGQLADADKFETIMARYLTGDLEEDAFRIFRLNNGIYGQRQGGHNQMVRIKIPYGGLLPHQLDLMADLADDYSRGWGHITTRQNIQFHFVELERVPELMRKLAHAGMTTREACGDTVRNVMGCHFAGVCPHENLDITPWAEATYRHFVRNPIGQRLPRKFKINFSGCATDCGQAMFNDVGVVATTHTHEDGSVEAGFQVFVAGGLGANPHPALALEAFTPREQLLATIEAVLRVFNNHGNRDNKLRARMKWLVDTMGWDDVQARIIKERRLLVGSSSWPGGIPEEVEKAGDAPAGVAAGATPTVIGQGVAVSITRKDPYGRWDDANVVRGSAKGTVSAIAYARLGDVTAAQFRALAAIQRDLALEVRLTNRQNVAFRGLTEEQLPSLFERLADIGMAEPGAELVRDVVACPGADTCNLAVTQSRGLASAIGDKLEEEGLGEVGGLRINISGCTNSCGQHHQSDIGFYGAERRAHGKSAPGYQMLLGGYVGQTQVHFGERATRLPAKAAPDATIAVVRRFANEREAGETFRQWLDRVGGAKAVGTELKSFDEFPLPDEAPDYYVDYDETGPFTGEIGEGECAGV, translated from the coding sequence ATGCCCCAACCGAACGTCCTCGACGTCGACACCGGTCAGCTCGCCGATGCCGACAAGTTCGAGACCATCATGGCCCGCTACCTCACCGGCGACCTGGAGGAGGACGCGTTCCGCATCTTCCGCCTGAACAACGGCATCTACGGTCAGCGCCAGGGCGGCCACAACCAGATGGTGCGGATCAAGATCCCCTACGGCGGGCTCCTCCCCCACCAGCTCGACCTGATGGCCGACCTCGCCGACGACTACTCCCGGGGCTGGGGCCACATCACCACCCGGCAGAACATCCAGTTCCACTTCGTGGAGCTGGAGCGGGTGCCCGAGCTGATGCGCAAGCTGGCGCACGCCGGGATGACCACCCGTGAGGCCTGCGGCGACACCGTGCGCAACGTGATGGGCTGCCACTTCGCCGGCGTGTGCCCCCACGAGAACCTCGACATCACCCCGTGGGCCGAGGCCACCTACCGGCACTTCGTGCGCAACCCGATCGGCCAGCGCCTCCCCCGCAAGTTCAAGATCAACTTCTCCGGCTGCGCCACCGACTGCGGCCAGGCCATGTTCAACGACGTCGGCGTGGTCGCCACCACCCACACCCACGAGGACGGCTCGGTCGAGGCCGGCTTCCAGGTGTTCGTCGCCGGCGGCCTGGGCGCCAACCCGCACCCGGCGCTGGCCCTCGAGGCCTTCACGCCCCGCGAACAGCTGCTGGCCACCATCGAGGCCGTGCTGCGGGTGTTCAACAACCACGGCAACCGCGACAACAAGCTGCGGGCCCGCATGAAGTGGCTGGTCGACACGATGGGCTGGGACGACGTCCAGGCCCGGATCATCAAGGAGCGGCGCCTGCTGGTGGGCTCCTCGTCGTGGCCGGGCGGCATCCCCGAAGAGGTCGAGAAGGCAGGCGACGCACCGGCCGGCGTCGCCGCGGGTGCCACGCCGACGGTGATCGGCCAGGGCGTGGCGGTGTCGATCACCCGCAAGGATCCCTACGGGCGCTGGGACGACGCCAACGTCGTGCGGGGCTCGGCCAAGGGCACCGTCTCCGCCATCGCCTACGCCCGCCTGGGCGACGTGACCGCGGCTCAGTTCCGGGCGCTCGCGGCCATCCAGCGCGACCTCGCCCTCGAGGTGCGGCTCACCAACCGGCAGAACGTGGCCTTCCGCGGCCTCACCGAGGAGCAGCTGCCGTCGCTGTTCGAGCGGCTGGCCGACATCGGCATGGCCGAACCCGGCGCCGAGCTGGTGCGCGACGTGGTCGCCTGCCCCGGTGCCGACACCTGCAACCTGGCCGTCACCCAGAGCCGCGGGCTCGCCTCCGCCATCGGCGACAAGCTGGAGGAGGAGGGCCTCGGCGAGGTCGGTGGGCTGCGCATCAACATCTCGGGCTGCACCAACAGCTGCGGCCAGCACCACCAGTCCGACATCGGGTTCTACGGCGCCGAGCGCCGGGCGCACGGCAAGAGCGCCCCGGGCTACCAGATGCTGCTGGGCGGCTACGTCGGCCAGACGCAGGTCCACTTCGGCGAGCGGGCCACCCGTCTGCCCGCCAAGGCGGCACCCGACGCCACCATCGCCGTCGTGCGACGGTTCGCCAACGAGCGTGAGGCCGGCGAGACCTTCCGGCAGTGGCTCGACCGGGTGGGCGGCGCCAAGGCCGTGGGCACCGAGCTGAAGTCGTTCGACGAGTTCCCGCTGCCGGACGAGGCACCCGACTACTACGTGGACTACGACGAGACCGGCCCGTTCACCGGCGAGATCGGCGAAGGGGAGTGCGCGGGAGTATGA
- a CDS encoding phosphoadenylyl-sulfate reductase encodes MSFLVEPPALPVPQLHDEELAELNREFEHLSAPKIIQWAVDTFAPHLSLAASMQDAVLIDLAVKVDPAIEVVFIDTGYHFPETLQTVEDVRRRYGLNLKMMTVAHHDEELWKIDPENCCSAVKVGQLDRALAGKAAWMSGLRREEAVSRGSAPIVTRDLRGLVKVNPIANWSDLDVQGYIEDHDITVNPLLHQGYTSIGCQPCTQLPLDPDDPRSGRWAGRQKTECGLHS; translated from the coding sequence ATGAGCTTCCTCGTCGAACCTCCGGCGCTGCCGGTTCCCCAACTCCACGACGAAGAGCTCGCCGAGCTGAACCGCGAGTTCGAGCACCTCAGCGCCCCGAAGATCATCCAGTGGGCGGTCGACACGTTCGCGCCGCACCTGTCGCTGGCGGCGTCGATGCAGGACGCCGTGCTCATCGACCTGGCGGTGAAGGTCGACCCGGCCATCGAGGTCGTGTTCATCGACACCGGCTACCACTTCCCCGAGACGCTGCAGACCGTCGAGGACGTGCGGCGTCGCTACGGGCTCAACCTCAAGATGATGACGGTGGCCCACCACGACGAAGAGCTGTGGAAGATCGACCCGGAGAACTGCTGCTCGGCCGTGAAGGTCGGGCAGCTCGACCGGGCGCTGGCCGGCAAGGCGGCGTGGATGAGCGGCCTGCGCCGCGAGGAGGCCGTCTCCCGGGGCAGCGCCCCGATCGTGACCCGCGACCTGCGGGGCCTGGTGAAGGTCAACCCGATCGCCAACTGGTCCGACCTCGACGTGCAGGGCTACATCGAGGACCACGACATCACGGTGAACCCGCTGCTGCACCAGGGCTACACGTCGATCGGCTGCCAGCCCTGCACGCAGCTGCCGCTCGACCCCGACGATCCCCGCTCGGGCCGCTGGGCCGGCCGCCAGAAGACGGAGTGCGGGCTGCACTCTTGA
- a CDS encoding LLM class flavin-dependent oxidoreductase encodes MKFGIFYEHQLPRPWAEDSEHKLLHEALEQVELADRLGIDYVWEVEHHFLEEYSHSSAPEVFLAAASQRTERIRLGHGIVQLPFGFNHTARVAERAATLDLLSNGRVDLGTGEASSATELDGFLVDRATKRAQWTEALDALSRMFVEEPFAGYQGEFLEMPVRNVVPKSLQKPHPPLWVACSRHETIHLAAQKGIGALTFSFVEAAEAKAWVDDYYSTIASEECVPGGFAVNPNVAIVLPMMCHADEQTAIDRGIDGAHFFGYSLGHYYVFGQHRPGRTNVWEEFEERRELFGFSRPIAAQTGRTLGAQLFEQGLGSLRGAIGTPAQVRELLKAYEAAGVDQVIFVSQAGRNRHEHICESLELFAREVMPEFAEHEDEREQAKLERLGPAMEAAL; translated from the coding sequence ATGAAGTTCGGGATCTTCTACGAGCACCAACTTCCGCGTCCCTGGGCTGAGGACAGCGAGCACAAGCTGCTCCACGAGGCCCTCGAGCAGGTGGAGCTGGCCGACCGGCTGGGCATCGACTACGTGTGGGAGGTCGAGCACCACTTCCTCGAGGAGTACTCCCACTCGTCGGCCCCCGAGGTGTTCCTGGCCGCCGCCAGCCAGCGCACCGAGCGCATCCGGCTGGGCCACGGGATCGTGCAGCTGCCGTTCGGCTTCAACCACACCGCCCGGGTGGCCGAGCGGGCGGCCACACTGGACCTGCTGTCGAACGGGCGGGTGGACCTCGGCACCGGCGAGGCCTCGTCGGCCACCGAGCTGGACGGCTTCCTCGTCGACCGGGCCACCAAGCGGGCCCAGTGGACCGAGGCTCTCGACGCCCTCTCGCGGATGTTCGTGGAGGAGCCGTTCGCCGGCTACCAGGGCGAGTTCCTCGAGATGCCGGTGCGCAACGTGGTGCCCAAGTCGCTGCAGAAGCCGCACCCGCCGCTGTGGGTGGCCTGCAGCCGCCACGAGACCATCCACCTCGCCGCCCAGAAGGGCATCGGGGCGCTGACGTTCAGCTTCGTCGAGGCCGCCGAGGCCAAGGCCTGGGTGGACGACTACTACTCGACCATCGCCTCCGAGGAGTGCGTGCCGGGCGGCTTCGCCGTGAACCCCAACGTCGCCATCGTGCTGCCGATGATGTGCCACGCCGACGAGCAGACGGCCATCGACCGGGGCATCGACGGCGCCCACTTCTTCGGCTACAGCCTGGGCCACTACTACGTCTTCGGCCAGCACCGGCCGGGTCGCACCAACGTGTGGGAGGAGTTCGAGGAGCGACGGGAGCTGTTCGGCTTCAGCCGGCCCATCGCCGCGCAGACCGGCCGGACGCTGGGGGCGCAGCTGTTCGAGCAGGGCCTGGGCTCGCTGCGGGGCGCCATCGGGACACCGGCACAGGTGCGGGAGCTGCTGAAGGCCTACGAGGCCGCCGGCGTCGACCAGGTGATCTTCGTGTCGCAGGCGGGGCGCAACCGCCACGAGCACATCTGCGAGTCGCTGGAGCTGTTCGCCCGCGAGGTGATGCCCGAGTTCGCCGAGCACGAGGACGAGCGGGAGCAGGCGAAGCTGGAGCGGCTCGGCCCGGCGATGGAGGCGGCGCTGG